A genomic region of Desulfuromonas sp. TF contains the following coding sequences:
- the buk gene encoding butyrate kinase produces MERKKKILIINPGSTSTKIALYESDKLMINESVGHSADELKQFKNIWEQYEFRKKAILGFIEKNGIALAELDALACRGGNCKPIPGGIYKICERMIEDKKSGIYGRHPANVACLVAYDLGEELNIPVFTVDVPMTDEMSPLARYCGIPSISRKSSFHALNQKATAKKVAQGLGKKYEEINMIVVHLGGGISVGAHQKGKVVDVNNALDGDGPFSPERAGSVPTSDLVKMCFSGKYTEEEILKKLTGGGGLIAHLGTTSGIEIEQRIAAGDTKAAEVYEAMAYQVAKEVGGCAAVLEGRVDAIALTGSLVHSKTLMANLRKRISFIAPIHLVPGENEMEALGEGVMRYFNGEEGLAAYTPEEYRDEMFG; encoded by the coding sequence ATGGAGCGCAAGAAAAAGATTCTGATTATCAATCCAGGATCTACCTCGACAAAAATAGCACTGTATGAATCAGACAAACTGATGATCAATGAGTCGGTCGGACATTCGGCGGACGAGCTTAAACAGTTTAAAAACATCTGGGAACAATACGAATTTCGAAAAAAGGCTATTCTGGGCTTCATCGAAAAAAATGGTATCGCCCTGGCCGAACTGGATGCCCTTGCCTGCCGCGGAGGAAACTGCAAACCGATTCCGGGGGGCATTTACAAGATCTGCGAAAGAATGATCGAAGACAAAAAAAGTGGAATTTACGGTCGACATCCCGCCAACGTCGCGTGTCTCGTCGCCTATGACCTCGGGGAAGAGCTGAATATTCCCGTGTTTACGGTTGACGTTCCGATGACGGATGAAATGTCCCCGTTGGCCAGATATTGCGGAATTCCTTCCATCAGCCGCAAGAGCAGCTTCCACGCCCTGAACCAGAAAGCAACGGCGAAGAAGGTTGCACAGGGGCTCGGCAAGAAGTATGAAGAGATCAACATGATCGTGGTTCACCTGGGCGGCGGGATTTCCGTCGGCGCCCACCAGAAGGGGAAAGTCGTTGACGTGAACAACGCCCTGGACGGCGACGGGCCGTTTTCCCCGGAACGCGCCGGATCCGTTCCTACGTCCGACCTGGTCAAAATGTGCTTCAGCGGCAAGTACACCGAAGAAGAAATCCTGAAAAAGCTGACCGGCGGCGGCGGCCTCATCGCTCACCTGGGCACCACCAGCGGTATCGAAATAGAGCAGAGGATCGCGGCGGGGGACACCAAAGCCGCGGAAGTCTATGAGGCAATGGCGTATCAGGTAGCCAAAGAGGTCGGGGGATGCGCAGCGGTTCTGGAGGGACGGGTGGACGCCATCGCCCTGACGGGAAGCCTGGTTCACTCGAAGACGTTGATGGCCAATCTGCGAAAGAGGATTTCCTTTATCGCTCCGATCCATCTGGTCCCCGGTGAAAATGAAATGGAAGCCCTGGGAGAGGGTGTGATGAGATATTTCAATGGAGAAGAGGGCCTTGCGGCCTATACCCCTGAGGAGTACAGAGATGAAATGTTTGGATGA
- a CDS encoding bifunctional enoyl-CoA hydratase/phosphate acetyltransferase — MKCLDDLLVAVQDRPVKKIALAVPEEPGLIKLVKQATELRLAEFILVGDEDRIKELLSEQDLDFKDFEIQDRKDHKQAAERAVSLVVEKMAEVVMKGELHTATFLKAVLGKEKGLRTGNLISEITLYDKIDGGGLQLITDCAMNISPTLDEKKQILENAVELARKLGYEKPKVAVLSALEVVNPAIPDTLDAAILSKMADRGQIKNAVVDGPFALDNALSIAAAKQKKIGGEVAGKADIILVPNLQVGNALHKALVYIAEKKIAAAIMGAAAPIVMLSRSDSTETKLVSVALATYIS; from the coding sequence ATGAAATGTTTGGATGATTTGCTTGTAGCGGTCCAGGACCGACCAGTCAAGAAGATCGCCCTGGCCGTACCGGAGGAACCCGGCCTGATCAAGCTGGTCAAGCAAGCGACCGAACTGAGACTTGCCGAATTCATTCTCGTCGGGGACGAAGACAGAATAAAGGAACTGCTCAGCGAGCAGGATCTGGATTTCAAGGACTTCGAAATCCAGGACAGAAAGGATCACAAGCAGGCTGCCGAAAGGGCCGTGAGCCTCGTGGTCGAGAAGATGGCCGAGGTCGTGATGAAGGGAGAGCTTCACACGGCCACCTTCCTGAAAGCCGTCCTGGGGAAAGAAAAAGGACTCCGGACGGGAAACCTGATCAGTGAGATAACCCTTTACGATAAAATCGATGGCGGAGGTCTTCAACTGATCACCGACTGCGCCATGAACATCAGCCCGACCCTGGATGAAAAAAAGCAGATCCTCGAAAATGCCGTCGAGCTTGCCCGGAAACTCGGCTATGAAAAACCCAAAGTAGCGGTTCTCTCTGCCCTGGAAGTAGTCAACCCGGCTATCCCGGACACGCTCGACGCTGCGATTCTGAGCAAGATGGCCGATCGGGGCCAGATAAAAAACGCCGTCGTGGACGGCCCTTTTGCCCTGGACAACGCCCTTTCGATCGCCGCCGCCAAACAGAAAAAGATCGGCGGCGAGGTCGCCGGGAAGGCGGACATCATCCTCGTTCCGAACCTGCAGGTCGGCAATGCTCTTCACAAGGCGCTGGTCTATATCGCCGAAAAGAAGATCGCGGCGGCGATCATGGGTGCAGCGGCGCCCATCGTCATGTTGTCCCGGTCCGACAGCACAGAGACCAAGCTGGTGTCGGTCGCTCTGGCCACATATATTTCCTGA
- a CDS encoding universal stress protein, whose protein sequence is MKALVPLDGSQNSKKTINALIAMKEKFSTPLTLLHVFDNSRISYRGVPDSTYALIEERSREAAKQFLEDQKEIFSSNGIQTETIFMEGPARKTICDLADSGEFDLLIIGRHIEGELRSLLFGQVSNYVIHKVKIPIMVL, encoded by the coding sequence ATGAAAGCCTTGGTCCCCCTCGATGGATCGCAGAATTCGAAAAAAACCATCAACGCCCTGATTGCAATGAAGGAAAAATTTTCCACTCCGCTGACCCTGCTGCACGTGTTCGACAACAGCAGGATCTCTTATCGAGGCGTTCCGGATTCGACCTATGCCCTCATCGAGGAGCGGTCCAGGGAGGCGGCCAAGCAGTTCCTCGAAGACCAGAAGGAGATTTTTTCTTCAAATGGAATACAAACCGAGACGATCTTCATGGAAGGCCCTGCGCGCAAGACGATTTGCGACCTCGCCGACAGCGGAGAATTCGACCTTCTCATCATCGGCAGGCACATCGAAGGGGAGTTAAGAAGCCTCCTGTTCGGACAGGTTTCCAATTATGTTATCCATAAGGTCAAAATCCCGATAATGGTTCTCTGA
- a CDS encoding thioesterase family protein, with product MARFIRPYKVRFEDCDSAGIVFYPQFVLMAQRVFEDWFGEGLGIPLGRLHHQMKMGFPIVNLQVDFKRPSRMEDVLEWSLEVSRLGAKSLTLDIAADCAGQERVAVKLTVVCSDLVADGLASREIPADFRAAMEKFTAPDRLKLAGPLAP from the coding sequence ATGGCTCGATTCATCCGCCCCTACAAAGTACGATTCGAAGATTGCGATTCGGCGGGCATCGTCTTTTACCCTCAATTTGTCCTGATGGCTCAACGCGTGTTCGAGGACTGGTTCGGCGAAGGGCTAGGCATTCCCCTGGGACGCCTGCACCATCAAATGAAGATGGGCTTTCCGATAGTCAACCTGCAGGTGGATTTCAAAAGACCCAGCCGCATGGAAGATGTCCTCGAGTGGTCGCTGGAGGTAAGCCGTCTCGGCGCCAAGTCCCTTACCCTGGACATCGCTGCCGACTGCGCCGGCCAAGAACGGGTTGCCGTCAAGCTGACCGTCGTTTGCTCCGATCTTGTGGCCGATGGTTTGGCCTCGCGCGAAATCCCCGCCGATTTCCGGGCAGCGATGGAGAAATTCACCGCTCCCGACCGGCTGAAGCTTGCGGGGCCGCTGGCCCCCTGA
- a CDS encoding bifunctional enoyl-CoA hydratase/phosphate acetyltransferase, whose amino-acid sequence MMRCLDDLLVAVQDRPLKKIAIAVPEEPDLIKLVKQATEQKLAEFILVGDEIRIKDLLDEQDLDFRDFEIQHRKDHKEAAERAVRLVVEKMAEVVMKGELHTATFLKAVLAKEKGLRTGNLISEITLYDKEDEDGIRLITDCAMSIIPTLDEKRQIVENAVELALKLGYEKPKVAVLSAVEVVNPAIPDTLDAAILSKMAERGQIRNAIVDGPFALDNAISLAAARQKKIAGEVAGRADILLVPNLQVGNVLRKSLTYIAHKKVTSAVMGAGAPVVMLSRTDSIEAKLLSVALSTYLS is encoded by the coding sequence ATGATGAGATGTCTGGATGATTTGCTTGTTGCGGTCCAGGACCGACCTCTCAAGAAGATCGCCATCGCCGTACCGGAAGAACCCGACCTGATCAAGCTGGTCAAGCAAGCGACCGAACAGAAACTTGCCGAATTCATTCTCGTCGGGGACGAGATCAGGATAAAGGATCTGCTTGACGAACAGGATCTGGATTTCAGAGACTTCGAAATCCAGCACAGGAAGGATCACAAAGAGGCGGCCGAAAGGGCGGTGCGCCTCGTGGTCGAGAAGATGGCCGAGGTCGTGATGAAGGGAGAGCTTCACACGGCCACCTTTCTGAAAGCCGTCCTGGCAAAGGAAAAGGGGTTGCGGACGGGGAATCTGATCAGTGAAATAACGCTCTACGATAAAGAAGACGAGGATGGCATCAGATTGATCACTGATTGCGCCATGAGCATCATTCCCACCCTCGATGAGAAGCGGCAGATCGTCGAAAATGCCGTCGAACTGGCCTTGAAGCTCGGCTACGAAAAACCTAAAGTTGCTGTTTTGTCGGCTGTTGAGGTGGTCAATCCAGCCATTCCGGATACGCTCGATGCAGCCATTCTGAGCAAGATGGCGGAGCGGGGACAAATCAGGAATGCCATCGTTGACGGACCATTCGCCCTGGACAACGCCATCTCGCTCGCCGCCGCAAGACAAAAAAAGATTGCCGGTGAAGTTGCGGGTCGGGCAGACATCCTTCTTGTGCCGAATCTGCAGGTCGGCAATGTCCTCCGCAAGAGCCTGACCTATATCGCTCACAAAAAGGTGACCTCGGCGGTAATGGGCGCCGGAGCACCGGTCGTCATGTTGTCCCGCACGGACAGCATCGAGGCCAAATTGCTGTCCGTGGCCTTGTCCACATATTTATCCTGA
- the buk gene encoding butyrate kinase, with the protein MDNKKKILIINPGSTSTKIALYESDKMVFNESVGHSADELKPFKNIWEQYDFRKEAILKVVKKHGIRLAALDAIACRGGNCKSVPGGIYRICDQMIADQKSGIYGKHPGDVVCLVVYDLGKELNIPVFTVDVPVTDELSPLARYTGIPSIRRKSSFHALNQKATAKKVSAGLGKKYEEINLIVVHLGGGISVGAHRNGKVVDVNGALDGDGPFSPERAGSVPTSDLVKMCFSGRYTEEEILRFLTGGGGLIAHLGTTSGIEIEQRIAAGDAKAAEVYEAMAYQVAKEVGRCAAVLEGRVDAIALTGSLVHSKTLMANLQKRISFIAPIHLVPGENEMEALGEGVMRYFNGEEGLAAYAPEELQ; encoded by the coding sequence ATGGACAATAAGAAAAAAATCCTGATTATCAATCCGGGATCTACCTCAACCAAAATAGCGCTCTATGAATCAGATAAGATGGTGTTCAACGAGTCTGTAGGACATTCCGCGGACGAACTGAAGCCGTTTAAAAATATCTGGGAACAATACGACTTCAGAAAAGAGGCTATTTTAAAAGTCGTCAAAAAGCACGGTATCCGTCTCGCAGCTCTCGATGCCATTGCTTGCCGGGGAGGAAACTGCAAATCCGTGCCGGGAGGTATTTACCGGATTTGCGACCAGATGATCGCGGATCAGAAAAGCGGGATCTATGGAAAGCATCCCGGCGACGTTGTGTGTCTGGTCGTCTATGATCTCGGAAAAGAGTTGAATATTCCAGTATTTACGGTCGACGTCCCGGTGACGGATGAACTGTCTCCCCTAGCCAGATACACGGGAATTCCCAGTATCCGCCGAAAGAGCAGCTTCCACGCCCTGAACCAGAAAGCAACGGCTAAGAAGGTCTCCGCAGGGCTCGGCAAAAAGTATGAAGAGATCAACCTGATCGTGGTTCATCTTGGCGGGGGGATCTCCGTCGGGGCTCACCGGAACGGCAAAGTCGTGGACGTCAACGGCGCCCTGGATGGAGACGGGCCGTTTTCTCCCGAACGCGCCGGATCCGTTCCTACGTCCGACCTGGTCAAAATGTGCTTTAGCGGCAGGTACACCGAAGAAGAAATCCTCCGATTCTTGACCGGCGGCGGCGGCCTCATCGCCCACCTGGGCACCACCAGCGGTATCGAAATCGAGCAGAGGATCGCGGCGGGGGACGCCAAAGCCGCGGAAGTCTATGAGGCAATGGCGTATCAGGTGGCCAAAGAGGTCGGAAGATGCGCAGCCGTACTGGAGGGCCGGGTGGACGCCATCGCCCTGACGGGAAGCCTGGTTCACTCGAAGACGTTGATGGCCAATCTGCAGAAGAGAATTTCTTTCATCGCTCCGATCCACCTGGTCCCCGGTGAAAACGAAATGGAGGCCCTGGGAGAGGGTGTGATGAGATATTTCAATGGAGAAGAAGGACTCGCGGCCTATGCCCCGGAGGAGCTGCAATGA
- a CDS encoding ABC transporter substrate-binding protein translates to MKGRTPVMTRIRSRMKSSLLVIVCGVLMLWGGQAAAASDTVRIGLVLQLTGPFADSGQQMINAIKTYMAQHGDTVAGKKIELVFKDVTGPVPAVAKRLCQELVVQDKVDFLAGFGLTPDALACAAIASEAKIPLIDMLAATSIITTKSPYIARTSHTLPQISAPMAQWAYDNGYRKVYTLVADYGPGHDAAKAFQKAFRDKGGEIVGEVGVPLKNLEFAPYLQRVKDSKPQGLFVFLPTGQMGVSFMRSFQERGMAEAGINLITTGDVLDDGAMDSMGDITLGMISSYHYSAAHDSPENAAFIAAYKKIDPNSRPNAHAIGAYDGMAAIYEVIKQLNGKIDGDKAMEVLKGLKISSPRGPIYIDSETRDIVQNVYIRKAEKVDGKVYNIEFETIKEVKDPGKEL, encoded by the coding sequence ATGAAAGGAAGAACGCCCGTAATGACACGAATTCGCAGCAGGATGAAAAGCAGTTTGCTGGTCATTGTCTGTGGGGTGCTTATGCTGTGGGGCGGCCAGGCTGCTGCTGCCTCAGACACGGTCAGGATCGGCCTGGTTCTCCAGCTGACCGGGCCCTTCGCGGATTCCGGCCAGCAGATGATCAACGCCATCAAGACCTACATGGCCCAGCACGGCGATACCGTGGCCGGTAAGAAAATCGAACTGGTCTTCAAGGACGTCACCGGCCCGGTGCCGGCTGTTGCGAAGCGGCTCTGCCAGGAACTGGTCGTGCAGGACAAGGTGGACTTCCTCGCAGGCTTCGGCCTCACCCCCGATGCGCTTGCCTGCGCGGCGATCGCCAGCGAAGCGAAGATCCCCCTGATCGACATGCTGGCCGCGACCTCCATCATCACCACCAAGTCCCCCTACATCGCCCGGACTTCGCACACGCTTCCCCAGATCTCCGCGCCCATGGCGCAGTGGGCCTACGACAACGGCTACCGTAAGGTCTACACGCTGGTGGCCGACTACGGTCCTGGCCATGATGCCGCAAAGGCCTTCCAGAAGGCCTTCAGGGACAAGGGGGGCGAGATCGTCGGCGAAGTGGGCGTCCCGCTGAAAAACCTTGAGTTTGCACCCTACCTGCAGCGGGTCAAGGACAGCAAGCCCCAGGGCCTCTTCGTGTTTCTCCCGACGGGGCAGATGGGGGTCTCTTTCATGAGGTCCTTCCAGGAGCGCGGCATGGCGGAAGCGGGGATCAATCTGATTACGACCGGCGACGTGCTTGACGACGGCGCGATGGATTCGATGGGGGACATCACACTGGGCATGATTTCGAGTTACCACTACTCCGCCGCCCATGATTCACCGGAGAATGCCGCATTCATCGCCGCCTACAAGAAGATCGATCCGAACTCGCGCCCCAACGCCCATGCGATCGGCGCCTATGATGGCATGGCCGCCATCTATGAGGTGATCAAGCAGTTGAACGGCAAAATCGATGGCGACAAGGCGATGGAAGTGCTCAAGGGATTGAAAATATCGAGCCCGCGCGGCCCGATTTATATCGATTCGGAGACGCGCGACATCGTGCAGAACGTCTACATACGTAAAGCTGAAAAAGTGGATGGCAAGGTGTACAACATCGAGTTCGAGACCATCAAGGAGGTCAAGGATCCGGGTAAAGAACTCTGA
- a CDS encoding universal stress protein, translating into MEFKDILIHIDETPQCAKRIELAIHLARRHGAHLTGLFAITQLPYAPQYESRKKQAAAAEETFRQTAEAAAVSVDWILADWGVPTVGMAEIINHYAHTRDLVIVGQSAPERRREAPPANLPEQVVFGSGRPVLIVPYAGAFTTVGTSSIVAWRGGRASARALNDSLPLLMNSKKIYALSIRTSGDRFLCESSGSDICSHLKRHGLSCVGEEISAADIPVANVLMNFAWEKGCDLLVVGVYAHATGKKLLLGPVGRQLLKDMTLPVLMSH; encoded by the coding sequence ATGGAGTTCAAGGATATTCTCATCCATATCGACGAGACGCCGCAGTGCGCAAAGCGGATCGAATTGGCGATCCATCTGGCCCGCCGGCATGGCGCGCACCTGACCGGGCTCTTTGCGATCACCCAGCTCCCGTACGCGCCCCAGTACGAATCCCGGAAGAAGCAGGCCGCCGCCGCCGAGGAGACGTTCCGGCAGACCGCCGAAGCCGCCGCCGTTTCCGTCGATTGGATCCTGGCGGACTGGGGAGTTCCCACGGTCGGCATGGCCGAGATCATCAATCACTACGCCCACACCCGGGACCTCGTCATCGTCGGCCAGTCCGCCCCGGAGAGGCGCCGCGAAGCCCCTCCCGCCAACCTTCCCGAACAGGTCGTTTTCGGCTCGGGGCGTCCGGTGCTGATCGTTCCTTATGCCGGAGCCTTCACCACGGTCGGCACCAGCTCCATCGTGGCCTGGCGCGGCGGCCGCGCTTCGGCGCGCGCCCTCAACGACTCCCTGCCGCTTTTGATGAATTCAAAGAAGATCTATGCCCTCTCCATCAGAACCTCCGGCGACCGATTTCTCTGCGAGTCTTCGGGCAGCGACATCTGCTCCCACCTGAAGCGGCACGGGTTGTCGTGCGTCGGAGAAGAGATCTCGGCCGCCGACATCCCCGTGGCCAATGTCCTGATGAATTTTGCCTGGGAGAAAGGGTGCGACCTTCTCGTGGTCGGTGTCTATGCCCACGCGACCGGGAAAAAACTGCTCCTCGGACCCGTCGGGCGCCAGCTTTTGAAGGACATGACGCTGCCCGTCCTGATGTCGCACTGA
- a CDS encoding ABC transporter ATP-binding protein, translating to MLRVEGVSAGYGEATVLDDCSLSMQEGESLALLGRNGVGKSTLLLTIMGHTRLHRGAVLWRGQDLKRVPAHGRARAGLGWVPQEREVFPSLTVEENLTVPSLPGKWDLARIYALFPRLQARRKYFGNQLSGGEQQMLSIGRALMLNPQLLLLDEPLEGLAPVIVEELCAAIDDMVRNQGQSLILVEQRVEQALSLTHRTVVLDRGHVVHTGESPELLKDLSVLEGWV from the coding sequence ATGCTGAGGGTTGAAGGAGTATCGGCCGGCTACGGCGAGGCGACTGTCCTGGATGACTGCTCCCTGTCCATGCAGGAAGGTGAAAGCCTTGCCCTGCTGGGAAGAAACGGGGTCGGCAAAAGCACCCTGCTGCTGACGATCATGGGGCATACCCGGCTCCACCGGGGAGCCGTCCTCTGGCGCGGGCAGGACCTGAAGAGAGTGCCCGCCCACGGCCGCGCCAGGGCCGGGCTCGGATGGGTCCCCCAGGAGCGGGAAGTCTTCCCCTCGCTGACGGTCGAGGAGAACCTGACGGTCCCCTCGCTTCCCGGCAAGTGGGACCTGGCCCGGATCTACGCGCTGTTTCCGCGCCTGCAGGCCCGCCGCAAATACTTCGGCAATCAACTCTCCGGAGGCGAGCAGCAGATGCTGTCGATCGGACGGGCGCTGATGCTCAACCCGCAGCTGCTCCTGCTCGATGAGCCGCTGGAGGGGCTGGCGCCGGTCATTGTCGAAGAGCTCTGTGCGGCCATCGACGACATGGTGCGGAATCAAGGACAATCCCTGATCCTGGTCGAGCAGCGCGTGGAGCAGGCCCTCAGCCTGACGCATCGAACCGTCGTCCTGGACCGCGGCCACGTGGTCCATACGGGAGAGAGCCCGGAGCTGCTCAAAGACCTCTCCGTGCTGGAGGGGTGGGTCG
- a CDS encoding ABC transporter ATP-binding protein translates to MSAVLETRGLWKSFGGLMVTKGVNLSIAPGARHALIGPNGAGKTTLINQITGVLRPSEGSIWLGGANITHLPPDERVRRGLSRTFQINTLFPHLTPLESVTNAICVRKHRQMSLLKRRFTRLSRRISEIDEAYALLEQLNLARDCFVVTHKLAYGKQRLLEMALALVARPKMLLLDEPAAGVPEGESDELFAVLAQLPKDISILLIEHDMNLVFNFADRITVLVNGEELVTGLPSEIAVDPRVREVYLGKGH, encoded by the coding sequence ATGAGTGCTGTTCTAGAAACGCGGGGCCTGTGGAAGTCTTTCGGCGGTCTGATGGTCACCAAGGGGGTGAACCTCTCCATCGCCCCGGGCGCCCGTCATGCGCTGATCGGACCGAACGGCGCCGGCAAAACCACCCTGATCAATCAGATCACCGGAGTCCTGCGCCCCTCCGAAGGCTCCATCTGGCTCGGCGGGGCCAACATCACGCACCTGCCCCCCGACGAGCGCGTCCGGCGCGGCCTGTCGCGGACGTTCCAGATCAACACCCTCTTTCCCCATCTGACGCCCCTGGAGTCCGTCACCAACGCGATCTGTGTCCGCAAGCATCGGCAGATGAGCCTCCTGAAGCGGCGCTTTACCAGGCTGTCGCGGCGGATCTCCGAAATAGACGAAGCGTACGCCCTGCTGGAACAGCTGAACCTGGCCCGGGATTGTTTTGTCGTTACCCACAAGCTGGCCTACGGCAAACAGCGCCTGCTTGAAATGGCGCTGGCGCTGGTGGCTCGGCCGAAGATGCTTCTGCTGGACGAACCGGCGGCCGGAGTCCCGGAAGGGGAAAGCGACGAGCTGTTCGCCGTGCTGGCGCAGCTGCCGAAAGACATCAGCATTCTGCTGATCGAACATGACATGAACCTGGTCTTCAATTTTGCCGACCGGATCACGGTGCTGGTCAACGGGGAGGAGCTGGTGACCGGGCTGCCTTCCGAAATCGCCGTCGATCCGCGCGTGCGCGAGGTTTACCTGGGAAAAGGGCACTGA
- a CDS encoding branched-chain amino acid ABC transporter permease — protein MQDRDRWKPAEILFWIALLCLFFVFPTKLVFASQILITGLFALSLDLILGFGGIVTLGHAAFFGLGAYTAGLLATHGWQEPLSGLLAAGLVAGAAGYLSSFLLLRGGDLTRLMITLGIGLLLYEIANSASDFTGGVDGLQGVEIDKLFGAFSFDLYGRTSYLYVLGVSFVLFAVTRSMMHSPYGLALRSFRDNSTRALAIGIPVKAILTNIYTYSAVLAGFAGALLTQSTQFVSLDVLSFERSAELLIMLIIGGTATMYGGFVGAAVFMLVQDRLSNINPQYWNFWLGLLLVVMTLYLRGGILGGLGRLAQLPGRRRKKDNA, from the coding sequence ATGCAGGACCGCGACCGTTGGAAGCCGGCGGAGATCCTGTTCTGGATCGCACTGCTGTGCCTGTTTTTCGTTTTTCCGACCAAGCTGGTGTTCGCCTCCCAGATCCTGATCACCGGCTTGTTCGCCCTGTCCCTCGATCTGATCCTGGGCTTCGGCGGCATCGTGACGCTGGGGCATGCCGCCTTCTTCGGCCTGGGCGCCTATACGGCAGGCCTGCTGGCCACCCACGGCTGGCAGGAGCCGCTGAGCGGGTTGCTGGCGGCCGGCCTGGTCGCCGGGGCGGCCGGTTATCTCAGCAGCTTTCTGCTGCTGCGGGGCGGCGACCTGACGCGACTGATGATCACCCTGGGGATCGGCCTGCTGCTCTACGAGATCGCCAACAGCGCCTCCGACTTCACCGGCGGCGTCGACGGCCTGCAGGGGGTTGAAATCGACAAGCTGTTCGGCGCCTTCTCCTTCGATCTCTACGGCAGGACGTCTTACCTCTACGTGCTCGGCGTGAGCTTTGTCCTCTTTGCCGTGACCCGCAGCATGATGCATTCCCCTTACGGGCTCGCCCTGCGCAGCTTCCGCGACAACTCGACCCGGGCCCTCGCCATCGGCATCCCCGTCAAGGCCATCCTGACCAATATCTACACCTATTCGGCGGTGCTCGCCGGTTTCGCAGGGGCACTGCTGACCCAGTCGACCCAGTTCGTCAGCCTCGATGTCCTGAGCTTCGAGCGTTCGGCGGAACTGCTGATCATGCTGATCATCGGCGGCACCGCGACGATGTACGGCGGTTTTGTCGGGGCCGCCGTGTTCATGCTGGTCCAGGACCGGCTCTCCAACATCAATCCGCAATACTGGAACTTCTGGCTCGGCCTGCTGCTGGTCGTGATGACGCTCTATCTGCGGGGCGGCATTCTCGGCGGCCTGGGCAGATTGGCGCAGCTGCCTGGACGGCGCCGCAAGAAGGATAACGCATGA
- a CDS encoding branched-chain amino acid ABC transporter permease, with amino-acid sequence MLNFIGILFDGLALGMLLFIISVGLSITLGLMGFNNLAHGVFAMAGGYLLVDLMGQAGIGFIEALPIVFIAGAAASLPLERLLYRPLYKSTPLDQVLLTVGIIFIATAGAHFQWGPNPQPVDIPAALAGQISLGGLDMSRYSLFLMGVGISITLALLFGLVRTRFGAKIRASVDNQRTAAAMGIRVDRVFQITFAVGSGLAALGGAVGIKVIGLDPQFGFKYLVYFLLVVVVGGPGSVLGTLLASLLLGVVDITGKYYVPQIGAFVIYATMILLLLLFPQGLLGRRKTK; translated from the coding sequence ATGCTGAATTTTATCGGAATCCTCTTCGACGGCCTGGCCCTCGGGATGCTGCTGTTCATCATCTCCGTCGGACTCTCCATTACCTTGGGCCTGATGGGATTCAACAACCTGGCCCACGGCGTCTTCGCCATGGCGGGGGGCTACCTGCTGGTGGACCTGATGGGGCAGGCCGGCATCGGGTTCATCGAGGCCCTGCCGATCGTTTTCATCGCGGGGGCCGCCGCCAGCCTGCCCCTGGAGCGCCTGCTCTATCGCCCCCTCTATAAAAGCACTCCGCTCGACCAGGTGCTGCTTACGGTCGGGATCATTTTCATTGCCACCGCCGGAGCCCATTTCCAGTGGGGTCCGAATCCGCAGCCGGTGGATATTCCGGCAGCGCTTGCCGGACAGATCTCCCTGGGCGGCCTCGACATGTCGCGCTACAGCCTGTTTCTGATGGGAGTCGGGATTTCAATCACCCTCGCCCTGCTGTTCGGCCTGGTGCGCACCCGCTTCGGAGCTAAAATCCGGGCCTCCGTCGACAACCAGAGGACGGCCGCGGCGATGGGGATCCGGGTGGACCGTGTTTTCCAGATCACCTTCGCCGTCGGCAGCGGCCTGGCCGCCCTGGGCGGGGCCGTCGGCATCAAGGTCATCGGCCTGGACCCGCAGTTCGGGTTCAAGTATCTCGTCTACTTTCTGCTGGTCGTGGTCGTCGGAGGGCCCGGTTCGGTGCTCGGGACCCTGCTGGCCTCGCTGCTGCTCGGCGTCGTGGACATTACCGGAAAATACTATGTTCCGCAGATCGGCGCCTTCGTCATCTATGCGACGATGATCCTGCTGCTGCTGCTCTTTCCTCAAGGGCTGCTGGGACGGAGGAAGACCAAATGA